A region from the Mesorhizobium shangrilense genome encodes:
- a CDS encoding ATP-binding protein encodes MATTELEQPGQGGLSARAMRTLKAVPRAWNRFWRLVSLYMPKRLYARSLIIVIAPMILLQSVVAFVFMERHWATVTQRLSQATVRDIAAIIDMMETYPHDVDYANIIRIAQDRMQLKVDLLPPDPLPAPGPKPFFSILDDVLSSEITRQINRPFWIDTVGNSNIVEVRVQLEGKVLRVFVRRSQAYASNTHIFLIWMVGTSLVLLMIAIPFLRNQIRPILTLAEAAESFGKGRPMPRDFRPRGAEEVRRAGFAFIQMRERIERQIEQRTAMLTGVSHDLRTILTRFKLQLALAGSRADTKALNQDIDDMQSMLEGYLAFARGEASEDAGRFDLEAYFQKLGEEARLRKRKLSTTLAGDRDVHVRPNAFARLMSNVIGNAFRYARTVEVNATHGRGTLLVTIDDDGPGIPADRREDVFKPFVRLDEARNLDASGTGLGLSIARDIARSHGGDITLDDSPLGGLRAVIKVPA; translated from the coding sequence ATGGCAACCACGGAACTGGAACAGCCGGGACAGGGCGGCTTGAGCGCACGCGCGATGCGGACGCTGAAGGCGGTGCCGCGCGCCTGGAACAGGTTCTGGCGCCTCGTTTCGCTGTATATGCCGAAGCGGCTCTATGCCCGCTCGCTGATCATCGTCATCGCGCCGATGATCCTGCTGCAGTCGGTCGTCGCCTTCGTCTTCATGGAACGCCATTGGGCAACCGTGACGCAGCGCCTGTCTCAGGCGACGGTCCGTGACATCGCCGCCATCATCGACATGATGGAGACCTATCCGCACGACGTTGACTACGCCAACATCATCCGCATCGCACAGGACCGCATGCAGCTGAAGGTCGACCTGCTGCCGCCCGACCCGCTGCCCGCGCCCGGTCCAAAGCCATTTTTCTCCATTCTGGACGATGTTCTCTCGTCCGAGATCACCCGCCAGATCAACCGCCCGTTCTGGATCGACACGGTCGGCAACTCTAACATCGTCGAGGTCCGCGTCCAGCTCGAAGGCAAGGTGCTGCGCGTCTTCGTGCGCCGCAGCCAGGCCTATGCGTCGAACACCCATATCTTCCTGATCTGGATGGTCGGCACCTCGCTGGTGCTGCTGATGATCGCCATTCCCTTCCTGCGCAACCAGATCCGCCCGATCCTGACGCTGGCCGAAGCGGCCGAGAGTTTCGGCAAGGGCCGGCCGATGCCGCGCGATTTCCGCCCGCGCGGCGCCGAGGAGGTTCGCCGCGCCGGCTTCGCCTTCATCCAGATGCGTGAACGCATCGAACGCCAGATCGAGCAGCGCACCGCCATGCTGACCGGCGTCAGCCATGATCTCAGAACCATCCTCACCCGCTTCAAGCTGCAGCTGGCGCTGGCTGGCAGCAGGGCCGACACCAAGGCGCTCAACCAGGACATCGACGACATGCAGTCGATGCTGGAGGGCTATCTCGCCTTCGCGCGCGGCGAGGCCTCGGAAGATGCCGGCCGCTTCGATCTCGAAGCCTATTTCCAGAAGCTCGGCGAGGAGGCCAGGCTGCGCAAGCGCAAGCTGTCGACCACGCTTGCCGGCGACCGCGATGTGCATGTGCGGCCCAATGCCTTTGCCCGCCTGATGTCCAACGTCATCGGCAATGCCTTCCGCTACGCCAGGACGGTGGAGGTAAACGCCACGCATGGTCGCGGTACGCTGCTCGTGACCATCGACGATGATGGCCCCGGCATCCCGGCCGACCGGCGCGAGGACGTGTTCAAGCCGTTCGTGCGGCTCGACGAGGCCCGCAACCTCGACGCCAGCGGCACCGGGCTGGGCCTCTCCATCGCCCGCGACATCGCCCGCAGCCATGGCGGTGACATCACGCTCGACGACAGCCCGCTCGGCGGGCTGCGCGCCGTGATCAAGGTTCCGGCCTGA
- a CDS encoding response regulator transcription factor translates to MESNERVDQAAAPDDDAPHLLVVDDDTRIRNLLKQYLTENGFRVTVAGNSGEARRKLAGLDFDLLVLDVMMPGESGVDLTKSLRAEKNVPILMLTALSETDSRISGLEAGADDYLPKPFDPRELILRINNILRRGGPTTTPKVEQLVFGPYTFQIARRELKRGGEALKLTDREQEILAIFAARAGETIPRHELVGDDSEVGERTIDVQINRLRRKIERDPSNPVWLQTVRGIGYRLSVE, encoded by the coding sequence ATGGAGAGCAATGAGAGGGTCGACCAGGCGGCCGCACCGGACGACGATGCGCCGCATCTGCTTGTGGTCGACGATGACACGCGCATCCGCAACCTGCTCAAGCAATATCTGACCGAGAACGGCTTTCGCGTCACCGTTGCCGGCAATTCCGGCGAAGCCAGGCGCAAACTTGCCGGCCTCGATTTCGACCTGCTGGTCCTCGACGTCATGATGCCCGGCGAAAGTGGCGTCGACCTCACCAAGTCGCTGCGCGCCGAGAAGAACGTACCGATCCTGATGCTGACGGCGCTTTCCGAAACCGACAGCCGCATCAGTGGTCTCGAGGCCGGCGCCGACGACTATCTGCCAAAACCCTTCGACCCGCGCGAACTGATCCTGCGCATCAACAACATCCTGCGCCGTGGTGGGCCAACAACGACGCCCAAGGTCGAGCAGCTGGTCTTCGGCCCCTACACGTTCCAGATCGCCAGGCGCGAATTGAAACGTGGCGGCGAGGCGCTGAAACTGACCGACCGCGAGCAGGAGATCCTGGCGATCTTCGCCGCGCGGGCCGGCGAAACCATTCCGCGCCACGAACTTGTCGGCGACGATTCGGAAGTCGGCGAGCGCACCATCGACGTCCAGATCAACCGGCTGCGCCGCAAGATCGAGCGCGACCCATCCAATCCGGTCTGGCTGCAGACCGTTCGCGGTATTGGGTATCGGCTCAGCGTGGAATAG
- a CDS encoding MarR family winged helix-turn-helix transcriptional regulator, producing MTDRSQAAGKPIRTAITDEDGIDFAIIELFFFAYRDFTSDPDQILADYGFGRAHHRVLHFVNRRPGLTVAELLDVLKITKQSLARVLKQLIDTDHIVQLQGPRDRRQRELYPTARGRALALALARPQSRRIHAALEDSGTTERALVERFLEAMVNPELRAQIDVGPAKMSGKSHGEQ from the coding sequence ATGACGGATCGAAGCCAAGCTGCCGGAAAACCGATCAGGACGGCCATCACCGACGAGGACGGCATCGACTTCGCCATCATCGAACTGTTCTTCTTCGCCTATCGCGATTTTACCTCTGACCCCGATCAGATCCTGGCCGACTATGGTTTTGGCCGCGCCCATCACCGCGTGCTGCATTTCGTCAACCGCCGGCCGGGCCTCACCGTCGCCGAACTGCTCGACGTGCTGAAGATCACCAAGCAGAGCCTGGCCCGCGTGCTCAAGCAATTGATCGACACCGACCATATCGTCCAGCTGCAGGGGCCGCGCGACCGCCGCCAGCGCGAACTTTACCCAACCGCCAGGGGCCGCGCCCTGGCCCTGGCGCTGGCGCGGCCACAGTCGCGCCGCATCCATGCTGCATTGGAAGATTCCGGAACCACCGAACGGGCCTTGGTGGAACGGTTCCTGGAAGCAATGGTCAATCCAGAACTAAGAGCGCAGATCGACGTTGGACCCGCAAAAATGTCAGGGAAAAGCCATGGAGAGCAATGA
- a CDS encoding branched-chain amino acid aminotransferase, with the protein MASVPFDQLDGFIWMNGEFVQWGDAKIHVLTHGLHYASAVFEGERAYGGEIFKLNEHTERLHESARLLGFKIPYSVAELNDASTTLLKKQGFQDAYVRPIAWRGSEQMGVSAQNNRINCAIAIWQWPSYFDPAQKLKGIRLDMAEWRRPDPRTAPSKSKAAGLYMICTMSKHAAEAKGYADAMMLDWRGQVAEATGANIFFVKDGKIHTPKPDCFLDGITRRTVIGLAGDRGLEVIERAIMPEELEGFEQCFLTGTAAEVTPVSEIGPYRFEVGEIAKTLMNDYSAAVQPKHAIAAE; encoded by the coding sequence ATGGCATCCGTTCCCTTCGACCAACTGGACGGCTTCATCTGGATGAATGGCGAGTTCGTCCAGTGGGGCGACGCCAAGATCCACGTGCTCACGCACGGCCTGCATTATGCCAGCGCCGTGTTCGAGGGCGAGCGTGCCTATGGCGGCGAGATCTTCAAGCTCAACGAACACACCGAGCGTCTGCATGAATCGGCCCGTCTGCTCGGGTTCAAGATTCCCTATTCGGTGGCCGAGCTCAACGACGCCTCCACCACGCTGTTGAAGAAGCAGGGTTTCCAGGACGCCTATGTGCGGCCGATCGCCTGGCGCGGCAGCGAGCAGATGGGCGTTTCGGCGCAGAACAACCGCATCAACTGCGCCATCGCCATCTGGCAGTGGCCGAGCTATTTCGACCCGGCGCAGAAGCTCAAGGGCATCCGCCTCGACATGGCGGAATGGCGCCGGCCCGATCCGCGCACCGCGCCCTCCAAGTCCAAGGCCGCCGGCCTCTACATGATCTGCACCATGTCCAAGCACGCCGCCGAAGCCAAGGGCTATGCCGACGCCATGATGCTCGACTGGCGTGGCCAGGTCGCCGAGGCGACGGGCGCCAACATCTTCTTCGTCAAGGACGGCAAGATCCATACGCCCAAGCCCGACTGCTTCCTCGACGGCATCACCCGCCGCACGGTCATTGGGCTCGCTGGGGATCGCGGCCTCGAGGTCATCGAGCGCGCCATCATGCCGGAAGAACTGGAAGGCTTCGAGCAGTGTTTCCTCACCGGAACGGCAGCGGAAGTGACGCCGGTTTCGGAGATCGGGCCTTACCGATTCGAGGTCGGTGAAATTGCCAAGACTCTGATGAACGACTACTCCGCGGCTGTTCAACCGAAGCATGCAATCGCCGCAGAATAA
- a CDS encoding MBL fold metallo-hydrolase yields MGQLNAGIVPVTPFQQNCTILFDMDDKTGVVVDPGGDIDKVLAALKDNAITPGAIWITHGHIDHAGGAMELKEALGIEIIGPHMADKSLLDNLENQGRRYGIAGARDCVPDRFLTEGETVSFGGHVFEVLHCPGHAPGHVVYYNRAAKFAHVGDVLFRGSVGRTDLPGGDHATLIASIKDKLLPLGDDIGFICGHGPGGRFGEERRTNPFLT; encoded by the coding sequence ATGGGTCAGCTCAATGCCGGCATCGTGCCGGTCACACCCTTCCAGCAGAACTGCACCATCCTGTTCGACATGGACGACAAGACCGGTGTCGTCGTCGATCCGGGCGGCGACATCGACAAGGTGCTCGCGGCGCTGAAGGACAATGCGATCACGCCAGGCGCCATCTGGATCACGCATGGCCATATCGACCATGCCGGCGGGGCGATGGAGCTGAAGGAGGCGCTTGGTATCGAGATCATCGGCCCGCATATGGCCGACAAGTCATTGCTCGACAATCTGGAAAACCAGGGCCGGCGTTATGGTATCGCCGGCGCGCGCGACTGCGTGCCCGACCGGTTCCTTACCGAGGGCGAGACCGTGTCGTTCGGCGGCCATGTGTTCGAGGTGCTGCATTGCCCCGGCCATGCGCCAGGCCATGTTGTCTATTACAACCGCGCGGCCAAGTTCGCCCATGTCGGCGACGTGCTGTTTCGCGGCTCGGTCGGTCGCACCGACCTGCCGGGCGGCGATCATGCGACCTTGATCGCCTCGATCAAGGACAAGCTCCTGCCGCTCGGCGACGATATCGGCTTCATCTGCGGCCACGGTCCCGGCGGCCGCTTTGGCGAGGAGCGGCGGACCAATCCATTCCTGACCTGA
- a CDS encoding BA14K family protein → MNRVFKTVILSAAVLATMAATLPAASADDWRWHHHRGGGDALAAGVVGLAAGALIAGALSNPQPTYYDPGYDDYDYRYQRPVRRYYVEPRVAYNSYAEPWTRGWYEYCSDRYRTFNARTGTFTGNDGAQHFCTAN, encoded by the coding sequence ATGAACCGAGTTTTCAAGACTGTCATCCTGTCCGCCGCCGTCCTGGCGACGATGGCCGCGACCTTGCCCGCCGCAAGCGCCGATGACTGGCGCTGGCATCATCATCGCGGCGGCGGCGATGCCCTCGCTGCCGGCGTGGTCGGCCTTGCAGCTGGCGCCCTGATTGCCGGCGCGCTCAGCAACCCGCAGCCGACCTACTACGATCCGGGCTATGACGATTACGACTATCGTTATCAGCGCCCGGTACGCCGTTACTATGTGGAGCCGAGGGTGGCCTACAACAGCTATGCCGAGCCCTGGACCCGTGGCTGGTACGAGTACTGCTCGGACCGCTACCGGACCTTCAATGCCCGGACCGGCACGTTCACCGGCAATGACGGCGCGCAGCATTTCTGCACCGCCAACTGA
- a CDS encoding cold-shock protein produces MPQTGTVKFFNHAKGFGFITPDDGAKDVFVHISAVQASGLPGLEDGQKVSFDTEPDKRGKGPKAVNLSVG; encoded by the coding sequence ATGCCGCAGACCGGCACCGTCAAATTCTTCAATCATGCCAAGGGCTTCGGCTTCATCACGCCGGACGATGGCGCCAAGGATGTCTTCGTCCATATTTCGGCCGTGCAGGCATCGGGTCTTCCCGGTCTTGAGGATGGGCAGAAAGTGTCATTCGACACCGAGCCGGACAAGCGCGGCAAGGGACCCAAGGCCGTCAACCTGTCGGTCGGCTAA
- a CDS encoding cold-shock protein, which produces MAQTGTVKFFNATKGFGFITPDGGAKDVFVHISAIEASGLRTLVDGQKVTFDVEPDRMGKGPKAVNLRAA; this is translated from the coding sequence ATGGCCCAGACCGGCACCGTTAAATTCTTCAACGCGACCAAAGGCTTCGGTTTCATCACGCCCGACGGTGGCGCCAAGGACGTGTTTGTCCACATCTCCGCGATCGAGGCTTCGGGCCTGCGCACGCTCGTCGATGGCCAGAAGGTCACCTTCGACGTCGAGCCGGACCGCATGGGCAAGGGTCCCAAGGCGGTCAATCTCCGCGCGGCCTGA
- a CDS encoding Kazal-type serine protease inhibitor domain-containing protein, whose product MKFLAAVFSRQGFAVLFLSAILAACTVVVDDGPGPRPRPPRPEPQFCSMQYQPVCARRGGDRQTFANACLADRAGYRIIRDGQCRDGGGGGGEQTFCTREYRPVCARRGGEMRSFPNACEARAADYRVVGDGPC is encoded by the coding sequence ATGAAATTTCTTGCGGCAGTCTTCTCGCGCCAGGGTTTTGCCGTCCTGTTCCTGTCGGCAATCCTTGCCGCCTGCACGGTCGTGGTGGATGACGGCCCCGGCCCGCGTCCGCGCCCGCCAAGGCCCGAGCCGCAATTCTGCTCCATGCAGTATCAACCAGTCTGCGCCCGGCGCGGCGGCGATCGCCAGACCTTCGCCAATGCCTGCCTTGCCGACCGGGCCGGATACCGCATCATCCGCGACGGCCAGTGCCGTGACGGCGGCGGTGGCGGCGGGGAACAGACATTCTGCACGCGCGAATACCGCCCGGTCTGCGCCCGTCGCGGCGGCGAGATGCGCAGCTTCCCCAATGCCTGCGAGGCGCGCGCCGCGGACTATCGCGTGGTCGGCGACGGGCCGTGCTGA
- a CDS encoding cold-shock protein: MNTGTVKFYNGQKGFGFIQPADGGKDIFVHVSALERAGFPGLAEGQKLQFELERDTKGRESAANLQLI; the protein is encoded by the coding sequence ATGAACACCGGAACTGTAAAGTTCTACAATGGCCAGAAAGGCTTCGGCTTTATTCAGCCGGCCGATGGCGGCAAGGACATTTTCGTCCATGTCAGCGCGCTTGAACGCGCCGGCTTTCCCGGCCTAGCCGAGGGCCAGAAACTGCAATTCGAGCTCGAGCGCGACACCAAGGGCCGCGAATCGGCAGCCAATCTGCAACTGATCTGA
- a CDS encoding tetratricopeptide repeat-containing sulfotransferase family protein: MLYRQVLAQKANHPAAAHFLGLLLHQTGRSAEGLELLEQSVRMLPDNPDFLNNVGTVMRDLGRVAAGVDFFRKAVELRPDQLAARDNLGSSLKQLGQFDGAEEIYRGTVGRNPFHVRARIGLAETLQEAGRLDEALSVFREALNIRPKDADLLHGLGVGLMEKGRLDEAADTFRQALAVDPGMSRAWLMLTQVKRQKERDTELTGMEAQHAKAPEGSLARMQLSFGLGKANDDLKDYGRAFDYYTEGNAIRRKGIDYDEAKTRAEFEAMKGTFDAAFFEKHKPSTIVDDTPIFVVGMPRSGTTLIEQIIASHPQVYGAGELSILKTAVGKQFPMSMPGGFPAGIADMPDKAFAEAGQAYLDMLHTRYPEFRHVTDKMPGNFLLIGFIHLMLPKAKIVHCARDAAATCLSIYKVHFRGDTHRYGYDLGELADFHNLYTDIMAHWRKVLPGVVHDVRYEDFVADQEGQTRALIAHLGLPWDDAALSFHQTDRPVRTASAAQVRQPMYQGSVDLWKLYGDRLKPLLDRLN; the protein is encoded by the coding sequence ATGCTTTATCGTCAGGTGCTGGCGCAAAAGGCCAACCATCCGGCGGCCGCGCATTTCCTTGGGCTGCTGCTGCATCAGACCGGGCGTAGCGCCGAGGGGCTGGAGCTGCTGGAGCAGTCCGTGCGGATGCTTCCGGACAATCCGGATTTCCTGAACAATGTCGGCACGGTGATGCGCGACCTCGGCAGGGTCGCTGCCGGTGTCGATTTCTTCCGCAAGGCCGTGGAACTTCGCCCCGACCAGCTTGCGGCGCGTGACAATCTCGGCTCGTCGCTGAAGCAGCTCGGGCAATTCGACGGCGCTGAAGAAATCTATCGCGGCACTGTCGGGCGCAATCCTTTCCATGTCCGCGCGCGCATCGGGCTTGCCGAGACGCTGCAGGAGGCCGGGCGGCTGGACGAAGCACTCTCCGTGTTCCGCGAGGCGCTGAACATTCGGCCCAAGGATGCCGACCTGCTGCACGGGCTGGGCGTCGGCCTGATGGAAAAGGGCAGGCTTGACGAAGCCGCCGACACGTTCCGGCAGGCGCTCGCGGTCGATCCCGGCATGTCCAGGGCATGGCTGATGCTGACGCAGGTCAAGCGCCAGAAGGAGCGCGACACGGAGCTGACGGGCATGGAGGCCCAGCATGCCAAGGCGCCGGAAGGCAGCCTGGCGCGCATGCAGCTGTCCTTCGGCCTCGGCAAGGCTAATGACGACCTGAAGGACTATGGCCGCGCCTTCGACTATTACACCGAGGGCAATGCGATCCGCCGCAAGGGCATCGACTACGACGAGGCCAAGACGCGGGCCGAATTCGAGGCGATGAAGGGCACCTTCGATGCTGCCTTCTTCGAAAAACACAAGCCGAGCACGATCGTCGACGACACGCCGATCTTCGTCGTCGGCATGCCACGCTCGGGCACGACGCTGATCGAACAGATCATCGCCAGCCACCCACAGGTCTATGGCGCGGGCGAGCTCAGCATCCTCAAGACGGCGGTTGGCAAGCAATTCCCGATGAGCATGCCCGGTGGTTTTCCGGCCGGCATCGCCGACATGCCCGACAAGGCCTTTGCCGAGGCGGGGCAGGCCTATCTCGACATGTTGCATACTCGCTATCCGGAGTTCCGGCATGTCACCGACAAGATGCCCGGCAACTTCCTGCTGATCGGCTTCATCCACCTGATGCTGCCGAAGGCCAAGATCGTGCACTGCGCGCGTGACGCGGCGGCCACGTGCCTGTCGATCTACAAGGTGCATTTCCGTGGCGACACCCATCGTTACGGCTACGACCTTGGCGAACTCGCCGACTTCCACAATCTCTACACCGACATCATGGCGCATTGGCGCAAGGTGCTGCCGGGCGTCGTGCACGATGTGCGCTACGAGGATTTCGTCGCCGACCAGGAAGGGCAGACGCGGGCGCTCATCGCCCATCTCGGCCTGCCGTGGGACGACGCGGCGCTGTCGTTCCACCAGACCGACCGGCCGGTGCGCACCGCCTCGGCGGCGCAAGTGCGCCAGCCGATGTATCAGGGCTCGGTCGATCTCTGGAAGCTCTATGGCGACCGGCTGAAGCCGCTGCTGGACAGGCTGAACTGA
- a CDS encoding dihydrofolate reductase family protein — protein sequence MRKLIVFNSISLDGYFTDGHGAMDWAHSQDPEWNAFVADNAKGGGMLVLGRVTYDLMIQFWPTPMAAQIAPVVAERMNAMPKVVFSRTLETASWNNTELVKSGPAAKLRELKQQPGNHMTILGSGNLVAQLAEENLIDEYQFVIVPVMLGAGRTMFEGIANRLNVKLTRSQAFGNGNVFLRYEQKTLAG from the coding sequence ATGCGCAAGCTGATCGTATTCAACAGCATATCGCTCGACGGCTATTTTACCGATGGGCACGGCGCCATGGACTGGGCGCACAGCCAGGATCCGGAATGGAACGCTTTCGTCGCCGACAACGCCAAGGGCGGTGGCATGCTGGTGCTGGGCCGCGTCACCTACGACCTGATGATCCAGTTCTGGCCGACGCCGATGGCCGCACAGATCGCACCGGTGGTGGCTGAACGCATGAACGCCATGCCGAAGGTCGTGTTTTCCCGCACGCTCGAGACGGCAAGCTGGAACAACACCGAGTTGGTCAAAAGCGGACCGGCCGCGAAGCTTCGCGAACTGAAGCAGCAGCCGGGCAATCACATGACAATCCTGGGAAGCGGCAATCTCGTCGCTCAATTGGCGGAGGAGAATCTGATCGACGAGTACCAGTTCGTCATCGTCCCGGTCATGCTTGGCGCCGGCAGAACGATGTTCGAAGGCATCGCCAACCGGCTCAACGTGAAGCTGACCCGGTCGCAGGCCTTCGGCAACGGCAACGTCTTCCTGCGCTATGAGCAGAAGACGCTGGCCGGCTGA
- a CDS encoding DUF1428 domain-containing protein, with translation MSYVDGFMLAVPKARLDDYKKLANTAGAVWMEHGALAYVECVGDDVPYGEVTSFPRAVQAKDDEVVVFSWIVYESRQSRDAIMPKVMADPRLTPDWATMPFDGKRMIFGGFKPFMEL, from the coding sequence ATGTCCTATGTGGATGGCTTCATGCTTGCCGTGCCCAAGGCGAGACTCGATGACTACAAGAAACTGGCCAACACCGCCGGCGCGGTCTGGATGGAGCATGGCGCGCTCGCCTATGTCGAATGCGTCGGCGATGACGTGCCCTATGGCGAGGTCACTTCGTTCCCGCGCGCCGTACAGGCCAAGGACGACGAGGTCGTCGTCTTTTCATGGATCGTCTATGAATCCAGGCAGAGCCGCGATGCGATAATGCCCAAGGTGATGGCCGATCCACGCCTGACGCCAGACTGGGCGACCATGCCCTTCGACGGCAAGCGCATGATCTTCGGCGGCTTCAAGCCGTTCATGGAGCTATAG
- a CDS encoding VOC family protein translates to MTDQTPVQPRAEVLGGLTPYLQVDGAFKAAEFYSKAFGAEQVFAYPPDEKGRTMHIHLHINGSTLMLGDAFPEHGHPHKEAQGYTLQLHLDNSDIDAWWQRAVDAGCEIVTPLQVMFWGDRWGQLRDPFGIAWAMNAPIK, encoded by the coding sequence ATGACCGACCAGACCCCCGTTCAGCCCAGGGCAGAAGTGCTGGGTGGATTGACCCCCTATCTGCAGGTGGACGGCGCCTTCAAGGCAGCCGAATTCTACAGCAAGGCTTTTGGCGCCGAGCAGGTGTTTGCCTATCCGCCGGACGAAAAGGGCCGCACCATGCACATACACCTCCACATCAACGGCTCGACGCTGATGCTGGGCGATGCCTTTCCCGAACATGGTCATCCGCATAAGGAGGCGCAGGGCTACACGCTGCAGCTTCATCTCGATAACAGCGACATCGACGCCTGGTGGCAGCGCGCCGTGGACGCCGGCTGTGAAATCGTCACGCCGTTGCAGGTGATGTTCTGGGGCGACCGCTGGGGCCAGCTGCGCGACCCGTTCGGCATTGCCTGGGCAATGAACGCGCCGATTAAGTAA
- a CDS encoding HigA family addiction module antitoxin yields MTLHEPTRPIERCPSHPGALLEDIIPATGKTKVEIANLLGISRQQLYDIIREKKPVSPAVAARLGKLFGDGAAIWLRMQAAFDAWHAEREVDVSAIPTLKVA; encoded by the coding sequence ATGACCTTGCACGAGCCGACGCGTCCGATTGAGCGCTGTCCGTCCCACCCGGGAGCGCTGCTTGAGGATATTATCCCGGCAACTGGGAAGACCAAGGTGGAAATTGCAAATCTGCTCGGGATTTCTCGGCAGCAGCTCTATGACATCATCCGCGAGAAGAAACCGGTTTCGCCGGCAGTCGCCGCCCGCCTTGGGAAGCTGTTCGGCGACGGCGCCGCGATCTGGCTTCGGATGCAAGCGGCTTTCGATGCCTGGCACGCCGAGCGTGAGGTTGATGTTTCAGCTATCCCGACGCTCAAGGTTGCGTAG
- a CDS encoding type II toxin-antitoxin system RelE/ParE family toxin → MIKSFKNKALSDLFQTGKTGKIDAKMHKRILVRLDRLEASEKPEEMNLPGFDFHPLKGFDPIRYTVHVNGPWCITFEFDGKDAARVDFEQYH, encoded by the coding sequence ATGATCAAGTCCTTCAAGAACAAGGCGCTGTCGGATCTCTTTCAAACCGGAAAAACCGGCAAGATCGACGCCAAGATGCACAAGCGCATTCTTGTTCGGCTCGACCGCTTGGAAGCTTCAGAAAAGCCGGAGGAGATGAACCTCCCTGGCTTCGACTTCCACCCATTGAAAGGCTTCGACCCCATCCGCTACACGGTTCACGTCAACGGCCCGTGGTGCATCACATTTGAATTCGACGGCAAGGATGCCGCCCGCGTCGATTTCGAGCAATACCACTGA